Proteins from a single region of Lysinibacillus sp. JNUCC-52:
- a CDS encoding NfeD family protein: MRKRRILSYIIVIWMTVLVAFPLTSAFASSKVYHVPIHDEVERGLHAFLERAFKEAEENYAEAIVLDIHTPGGFVNAASDIAMLMDATTIRTIAFINKDAHSAGAFLALHADEIYMVPNGTIGAAAVIDSAGNAADNKAHSAWLAQMQAAAETSGRDPKYALAMADSTIDLPEFRAGGENLLTLSASEAEKVNYSEGTVANFQELLAKTDLKGSDIVSIEPTFAEKIARFITNPLIVPILLSIASLGLVMELYSPGFGVPGTMGLSALGLFFFGHMVAGFAGYETLLIFIAGLALVIAEFFVPGGIVGILGGVLILLSLLLAGANMMQMVMAIFIALVVAIIGMVILMKFFGKKMHVLNKLVLMDATTTEEGYVSNVNRTELLGKVGITLTPLRPAGTIRFVNERIDVVSEGGYVDVGKNVEVIKVEGSRIVVRQTEKEMEE; this comes from the coding sequence ATGCGGAAAAGGAGAATCCTTAGCTATATTATTGTGATTTGGATGACTGTTTTGGTAGCGTTTCCACTGACTTCAGCATTTGCAAGTAGCAAGGTGTACCACGTACCGATTCATGATGAAGTTGAACGTGGACTTCACGCATTTTTAGAACGAGCTTTTAAAGAGGCTGAAGAAAACTATGCAGAAGCGATTGTACTCGATATACATACGCCTGGTGGTTTTGTCAATGCAGCAAGCGATATCGCCATGCTTATGGATGCCACTACGATACGTACGATTGCTTTTATTAACAAGGATGCCCATTCAGCAGGTGCTTTTTTAGCCTTACATGCAGATGAAATTTATATGGTTCCTAATGGAACAATTGGCGCAGCAGCAGTAATCGATTCTGCTGGCAATGCAGCTGATAATAAGGCTCATAGTGCGTGGCTCGCGCAAATGCAGGCGGCTGCCGAAACTTCTGGTCGTGATCCGAAGTATGCCTTAGCAATGGCAGATTCGACAATTGATTTGCCAGAATTTCGAGCTGGAGGCGAGAATTTATTAACATTATCGGCTTCAGAGGCTGAAAAGGTAAACTATTCAGAAGGTACTGTTGCTAATTTTCAAGAACTTTTAGCCAAGACAGATTTAAAGGGTAGTGATATTGTATCAATTGAGCCAACCTTTGCAGAAAAAATTGCTCGTTTTATTACAAACCCACTTATCGTACCTATTTTATTGTCTATTGCGAGTTTGGGGCTTGTTATGGAACTGTATTCGCCTGGGTTTGGTGTTCCAGGTACAATGGGGTTATCAGCTCTCGGATTATTTTTCTTCGGTCATATGGTAGCAGGTTTTGCAGGCTATGAAACATTATTAATTTTCATTGCAGGCTTAGCACTCGTCATTGCGGAATTTTTTGTCCCCGGAGGCATTGTTGGTATTTTAGGTGGCGTGCTTATATTACTTAGCTTGCTGCTGGCAGGTGCAAACATGATGCAAATGGTCATGGCGATTTTTATTGCGCTTGTAGTAGCCATAATAGGAATGGTGATCCTGATGAAATTTTTCGGTAAAAAAATGCATGTTTTAAACAAGTTAGTGCTCATGGATGCTACTACAACGGAAGAGGGCTATGTGTCTAACGTTAATCGCACTGAGTTGTTAGGGAAAGTTGGTATAACGTTAACACCACTTCGCCCAGCAGGTACAATTCGATTTGTGAATGAACGAATTGACGTTGTGTCAGAAGGTGGCTATGTTGATGTAGGGAAGAATGTAGAAGTGATTAAAGTAGAAGGCTCACGTATTGTTGTGAGACAAACAGAAAAAGAGATGGAGGAATAA
- the floA gene encoding flotillin-like protein FloA (flotillin-like protein involved in membrane lipid rafts) → MGIDLALVGPIIGLVLLFIVVAVFFTFVPVALWISALAAGVRVSIFTLIGMRLRRVIPSRIVNPLIKAHKAGLPVTINQLESHYLAGGNVDRVVNALIAAHRANIELTFERCAAIDLAGRDVLEAVQMSVNPKVIETPFIAGVAMNGIEVKAKARITVRANIERLVGGAGEETVIARVGEGIVSTIGSASSHTTVLENPDMISQTVLSKGLDSGTAFEILSIDIADVDIGKNIGAELQIEQAQADKNIAQAKAEERRAMAVANEQEMIARVQEMKAKVVEAEAEVPQAMAEALRSGNLGIMDYMNYRNIQADTAMRDSISKVSTDKSDPSEPKA, encoded by the coding sequence ATGGGAATTGATTTAGCTTTAGTGGGCCCAATAATCGGGCTAGTCCTACTATTTATTGTCGTCGCTGTATTTTTTACATTTGTACCAGTGGCGCTGTGGATTTCTGCACTAGCTGCAGGTGTCCGCGTTAGTATTTTCACATTAATCGGAATGCGCTTACGTCGTGTAATTCCTTCACGTATCGTCAATCCGTTAATCAAAGCACATAAAGCTGGCTTACCTGTGACAATTAACCAATTAGAAAGTCACTATTTAGCAGGTGGTAATGTAGACCGTGTCGTAAATGCACTAATTGCTGCTCACCGTGCTAATATTGAGCTAACATTTGAACGTTGTGCTGCAATTGACCTTGCTGGTCGTGATGTTTTAGAAGCGGTACAAATGTCTGTTAACCCAAAAGTAATTGAAACACCATTTATTGCAGGTGTGGCAATGAACGGGATTGAAGTTAAAGCGAAGGCACGTATCACAGTTCGCGCAAACATCGAACGTTTAGTCGGTGGTGCAGGTGAGGAAACAGTTATTGCCCGTGTAGGTGAAGGTATCGTTTCGACAATCGGTAGTGCATCAAGCCATACAACAGTCCTTGAAAATCCAGATATGATTTCACAAACAGTATTATCTAAAGGCTTAGACTCTGGGACAGCATTTGAGATCTTATCGATTGATATTGCGGATGTGGATATCGGTAAAAATATCGGTGCCGAATTACAAATTGAACAAGCGCAAGCAGATAAAAACATTGCCCAAGCGAAAGCGGAAGAACGTCGTGCAATGGCTGTAGCAAATGAGCAAGAAATGATTGCCCGCGTACAAGAAATGAAGGCGAAAGTAGTAGAGGCAGAAGCAGAAGTACCACAAGCAATGGCAGAAGCTTTACGTTCTGGTAACCTTGGTATTATGGACTATATGAACTACCGTAATATTCAAGCAGATACGGCTATGCGTGACTCCATTTCAAAAGTAAGTACAGACAAATCAGACCCTAGTGAACCAAAAGCATAA
- a CDS encoding sporulation protein YqfD has protein sequence MWNNRPIIIRIKRHENVHPFIQALHAQQVPLKRVVFRDQEVTFETNMGYLPKIRRIRSRYRLKMTVHYADELQVFRAQLWTLLGLFIMILIPLLCAQIIWRVEIEAATPELQQQIEKTFQETFHLETPMTKKVLPSDAVIRQSLLEKHRDLAWVHIEKQGGRVTLRPQESPKTTELTTEKLATHLVATKSGVITNFNIQHGERKISVNDTAYEGDVLVSGVIDSGEDHVFVGAKGEVFADYWLECSFKIPTKLTIESMQQKQWRVVVKGIHKEAVDYVQKKDLPNWLDPYVSIVEEQQTKTVEIKLDESKIDTLLMPLLHEKMLQSLPAKTVIKKENLLQAKWGNGTVEGKVLFLVNENIASPIQGPQGE, from the coding sequence ATGTGGAATAATCGACCAATTATAATACGTATAAAGCGCCATGAAAATGTTCATCCTTTTATTCAAGCATTACATGCGCAGCAAGTACCTTTAAAGCGTGTTGTCTTTCGAGATCAGGAAGTTACATTTGAAACGAATATGGGATACTTGCCAAAAATTCGTCGCATTCGTAGTCGGTATCGGTTAAAAATGACCGTTCATTATGCTGATGAGCTTCAAGTTTTTCGGGCACAACTTTGGACATTACTCGGGTTATTTATCATGATTTTAATCCCTTTACTTTGCGCACAAATCATTTGGCGTGTAGAAATTGAAGCGGCGACACCAGAGCTGCAACAACAAATCGAGAAAACATTTCAAGAAACATTTCATTTAGAAACGCCTATGACTAAAAAAGTATTACCGTCAGACGCTGTTATTCGGCAGAGTCTGTTAGAAAAACATCGAGACTTAGCGTGGGTGCATATTGAAAAGCAAGGTGGTCGTGTTACGCTGAGACCACAGGAATCTCCAAAAACAACAGAATTGACAACCGAAAAACTTGCAACACATTTAGTTGCTACGAAAAGCGGTGTCATAACAAACTTTAACATTCAACATGGGGAACGGAAAATTTCTGTTAATGATACAGCTTATGAAGGTGACGTTCTTGTAAGTGGTGTCATTGACAGTGGTGAAGACCATGTCTTTGTTGGGGCAAAGGGTGAGGTTTTTGCGGACTACTGGCTTGAATGCTCCTTTAAAATTCCAACAAAACTAACAATTGAATCAATGCAACAAAAGCAGTGGCGTGTAGTCGTAAAGGGGATTCATAAAGAAGCGGTTGATTATGTACAAAAGAAAGACTTACCAAATTGGCTAGATCCATATGTTTCGATTGTGGAGGAACAGCAAACAAAAACAGTGGAAATTAAATTAGATGAATCGAAAATTGATACATTGTTAATGCCACTACTACATGAAAAGATGCTTCAATCACTTCCTGCAAAAACCGTTATTAAGAAAGAAAACCTTTTACAGGCGAAGTGGGGGAATGGTACAGTTGAAGGGAAAGTTCTATTTTTAGTCAACGAAAACATTGCAAGTCCAATACAAGGGCCACAAGGAGAATGA
- a CDS encoding PhoH family protein codes for MSEHLTVLQVDNPNEAVMLLGISDANMKLIEEALHVHIITRGEQIQLTGEEEAKEQATYLLHALLKVIRKGINIDQRDVATAIEMTQKGTIEYFAELYDEEIARTTKGKPIRAKTIGQREYIQAIRHKDVVFGIGPAGTGKTYLAVVMATQALKNGHVKRIILTRPAVEAGESLGFLPGDLKEKVDPYLRPLYDALNDIYGTEQTQRLIERGTIEIAPLAYMRGRTLDDAFVILDEAQNTTHMQMKMFLTRLGFGSKMVITGDKTQIDLPKNTESGLIVAERTLKYVNSIHFQILEQGDVVRHPVVAKIIKAYEDQQL; via the coding sequence ATGTCAGAACATTTAACTGTATTACAAGTGGATAATCCAAATGAAGCGGTGATGCTGCTAGGTATTTCCGATGCTAATATGAAATTAATTGAAGAGGCTCTTCATGTCCATATCATTACACGCGGTGAGCAAATTCAGCTTACAGGTGAAGAAGAAGCAAAAGAACAAGCAACATATCTTCTACACGCATTATTAAAAGTTATTCGCAAAGGAATTAATATTGATCAACGTGATGTAGCAACGGCAATTGAAATGACACAAAAAGGGACAATTGAATACTTTGCAGAACTTTACGATGAAGAAATTGCACGCACGACTAAAGGGAAACCGATACGTGCAAAAACAATAGGTCAACGAGAATACATACAAGCGATTCGTCACAAAGACGTTGTTTTTGGTATTGGCCCAGCTGGTACCGGAAAAACGTATTTAGCGGTAGTAATGGCTACGCAAGCGCTTAAAAATGGGCATGTAAAGCGTATTATTTTAACACGTCCTGCAGTCGAGGCAGGAGAGTCTCTAGGCTTCCTTCCAGGTGATTTAAAGGAAAAGGTCGATCCATATTTACGACCGCTCTACGATGCGTTAAACGATATATATGGCACGGAACAAACGCAACGCCTAATTGAGCGAGGAACGATTGAAATCGCGCCTTTAGCCTATATGCGTGGACGCACATTAGATGATGCCTTTGTCATTCTAGATGAAGCTCAAAACACAACACATATGCAAATGAAAATGTTTTTAACACGACTTGGATTTGGTTCAAAAATGGTTATTACTGGCGACAAAACGCAAATTGACCTTCCAAAAAATACGGAGTCTGGTTTGATTGTTGCTGAACGCACATTAAAATATGTCAATTCAATACATTTCCAAATTCTAGAACAAGGCGATGTAGTCCGCCATCCAGTCGTAGCAAAAATCATAAAAGCTTACGAAGATCAGCAACTTTAA
- a CDS encoding HD family phosphohydrolase — MEKQLQKITELIGFRYFLIVVLILTGALQFTFMYGNVKGVTYDFKPLQLASETVRSTKTIEDTVKTQQEREKAANAVTPVYQFSEDVAKQRVAIVTSLFDYVLEVKKAVDSSKDPDADVDQVAKLRKKLESIDVDQMPVIFTDAQLEGLLQQSETDLKRTSVQLSKLVQEYLQKSIRKENVLAAQNDFETKIRGQRGYPDKILSTVILIGRASIVENETINEEQTKVRIEQAKEAVEPTRILQGQIIVQEGQIIDNETFRQLELLGMVSNKASMKPIAGLIILTFLQLIFMYILFDRWEIEEPKKRNALLVTVIVYSFSILLMKFISLVADGFDVTVAFLFPTALATMLVRLLADDRAAVLITVMTAASAGVIFQEGYSSVMQMEITLYIIFGGFASLFFMRSVEKRSHIMQAVAVISLVNMGFIAFYLLMTQSSYGLSELLFYFIAAILSALLSGALTMGLLPFFESAFSLLSTLRLIELSNPNHPLLKKLLMETPGTYHHSVMVANLAEAACEAIGADGLLARVGCYYHDIGKTKRPAFFIENQMSGMNPHDSMPPETSAEIIIAHTTDGADMLRRYKMPQEIIDIALQHHGTSLLKFFLYKAKEEGKVIDEAKFRYPGPKPQTKEAAVISVADSVEAAVRSMKEPNAEKIHKLVRAIIDDRVQDHQFDECDISIKELKCIEQVLCETLNGIFHSRIEYPKADK; from the coding sequence ATGGAGAAACAACTTCAAAAAATTACGGAGCTTATCGGGTTTCGCTACTTTTTGATTGTCGTTCTCATCCTTACAGGGGCATTACAGTTTACATTTATGTATGGCAATGTAAAGGGTGTTACATACGATTTTAAACCATTGCAACTTGCATCAGAAACAGTAAGATCGACGAAAACAATCGAAGATACAGTTAAGACTCAGCAGGAACGAGAAAAGGCTGCCAATGCAGTTACGCCCGTCTATCAATTTTCAGAGGACGTTGCAAAACAACGTGTAGCAATCGTGACGTCTTTATTTGATTATGTGCTTGAAGTGAAAAAGGCTGTAGATAGTAGTAAAGATCCCGATGCAGATGTCGACCAAGTGGCAAAGCTCCGCAAAAAATTAGAATCTATTGATGTTGATCAAATGCCTGTCATTTTTACAGATGCACAGCTTGAAGGCTTATTACAACAAAGTGAAACAGATTTAAAAAGAACAAGCGTACAACTTTCTAAACTTGTTCAAGAATATTTACAAAAATCAATTCGTAAAGAAAATGTGTTAGCTGCGCAAAATGATTTTGAAACAAAAATTCGTGGTCAGCGTGGCTATCCTGATAAGATTTTAAGCACAGTCATATTAATCGGACGTGCAAGTATTGTTGAAAACGAAACAATCAATGAGGAACAAACAAAAGTTAGAATAGAGCAAGCAAAGGAAGCAGTTGAACCAACGCGTATACTACAAGGTCAAATTATCGTACAGGAAGGGCAGATTATTGATAATGAGACATTTAGGCAATTAGAGTTACTTGGTATGGTGAGTAATAAAGCTTCAATGAAGCCGATTGCAGGGTTGATTATTTTAACCTTCCTTCAACTGATTTTTATGTATATTCTATTTGATCGCTGGGAAATAGAAGAACCTAAAAAGCGTAATGCATTGCTTGTCACAGTAATTGTGTATAGTTTTTCAATTCTTCTAATGAAGTTTATAAGCTTAGTGGCAGATGGTTTTGATGTGACGGTTGCATTTTTATTCCCCACGGCATTAGCGACAATGCTCGTTCGTCTGTTAGCAGATGATCGCGCAGCAGTATTAATTACCGTTATGACTGCTGCTTCAGCAGGGGTTATTTTTCAAGAAGGATATTCATCTGTGATGCAGATGGAAATTACGTTATATATTATATTTGGTGGTTTTGCGAGCCTATTCTTTATGCGTAGTGTAGAAAAGCGCTCACATATTATGCAGGCGGTTGCTGTTATATCACTTGTAAATATGGGCTTTATCGCATTTTATTTACTAATGACGCAATCATCGTATGGCTTGTCTGAGCTACTGTTTTATTTTATCGCTGCGATTTTATCGGCCCTTTTATCGGGTGCACTTACAATGGGGCTATTACCATTTTTTGAGTCGGCATTTAGTTTACTTTCGACATTGCGTTTAATTGAACTGTCTAATCCAAATCATCCATTGTTAAAAAAATTACTAATGGAAACACCTGGCACATATCATCATAGTGTAATGGTGGCAAATTTAGCTGAAGCTGCATGCGAAGCTATTGGTGCAGACGGATTACTAGCCAGAGTCGGCTGTTATTATCATGATATTGGCAAGACGAAGCGTCCAGCGTTCTTTATCGAAAATCAAATGTCAGGTATGAATCCTCACGATTCAATGCCGCCAGAAACTAGTGCAGAAATTATTATTGCACATACTACTGATGGAGCGGACATGCTAAGACGCTATAAAATGCCGCAAGAGATTATTGATATAGCGCTACAACATCATGGAACAAGTTTACTTAAATTTTTCCTTTACAAAGCAAAAGAAGAGGGAAAAGTGATTGATGAGGCAAAGTTCCGTTACCCTGGACCGAAACCACAAACAAAAGAGGCAGCCGTAATTAGTGTAGCTGATAGTGTGGAAGCGGCAGTTCGTTCAATGAAAGAACCAAATGCTGAAAAAATTCACAAGCTCGTGCGTGCTATTATTGATGACCGTGTACAGGACCATCAGTTTGATGAATGCGATATTTCGATAAAAGAGTTAAAATGTATAGAGCAAGTACTTTGTGAGACGTTAAATGGAATTTTCCATTCACGTATTGAATATCCAAAGGCAGATAAGTAG
- the ybeY gene encoding rRNA maturation RNase YbeY: MILTIDFTDETNEVTAQHMELVEKLLQHAAKVEKIEPETEVSVTFVTNEAIQEINRDYRGKDQPTDVISFALEELGEGEMEVTFEGMPRILGDIIISTDRTKEQAEEYGHSFERELGFLAVHGFLHLLGYDHMVSEDEKVMFGKQEEILQSYGLGRD, from the coding sequence ATGATTTTAACAATTGATTTTACAGATGAAACAAATGAAGTAACTGCACAACATATGGAGCTGGTAGAGAAGCTTTTACAACATGCAGCAAAAGTAGAAAAGATTGAACCTGAAACAGAAGTATCAGTAACCTTTGTGACTAACGAAGCTATCCAAGAAATAAACAGAGACTATCGCGGTAAAGACCAACCGACAGATGTGATATCGTTCGCCTTAGAGGAATTAGGTGAAGGTGAAATGGAAGTAACGTTTGAAGGGATGCCACGCATTTTGGGCGATATCATTATTTCAACAGATCGCACAAAGGAGCAAGCTGAGGAGTATGGACATTCATTTGAGCGTGAATTGGGCTTTTTAGCTGTCCATGGCTTCTTGCACTTACTTGGTTATGATCATATGGTATCAGAGGATGAAAAGGTGATGTTCGGGAAGCAAGAGGAGATTTTACAATCTTACGGCTTAGGACGTGACTAA
- a CDS encoding diacylglycerol kinase family protein translates to MDLRKYLRSFGYAFEGIITACKEQNFQSHLLSAGIVLIAGYFTGLSRVEWFIVLLLIALMFALEMVNTAIERVVDLASTDIHPLAKQAKDIAAGAVLVFAVFSAIIGLLIFIPKWF, encoded by the coding sequence ATGGACTTACGCAAATATTTACGTTCGTTTGGATATGCTTTTGAAGGTATAATCACAGCATGTAAAGAGCAAAATTTTCAATCACATTTGCTCAGTGCGGGCATTGTTTTAATTGCTGGTTATTTCACAGGTTTATCACGAGTAGAATGGTTTATTGTGCTATTATTAATAGCACTGATGTTTGCGCTTGAAATGGTGAATACCGCTATTGAACGAGTTGTGGACTTAGCTTCAACTGACATTCACCCACTTGCTAAGCAAGCGAAAGATATTGCAGCAGGTGCGGTGCTTGTATTTGCGGTATTCAGTGCTATAATCGGTTTACTAATCTTTATACCAAAATGGTTTTAA